GGTGTGCTGGGCATTCTGACGTCCCCCTGTGCCCCGCAGACGGGGTGTTGGAGCCCTGATGGCAGCCGGCTGCTCTTCACAGTGCTGGGGGAGTCCGTCATCTACTCCTTGTCCTTCTCCGAGTACAGGGGTGAGTGCCCCCCAGAGAGCCCCATTTGCTTCCCCAGCCGTCGTTTCGCTTTCAGCTGTGGGTGGTTGTGGCCAAGAGAGGCTCTGCATCCGTCAGGGAGAGCTTCCAACCTGCTGTGGCGTGGCAAAGCCGGGACAGTGGAGGAGGGGGTGGAAGGAGGAGGTTTGTGGGGGCTCTCACAACAGTTTGCTGTCCGTATTCCCCCCTCGTGTCACTCCTTCAGCttggagctctgcagggagatTCTCACAGCgcagctgctcagctcactCACGTGCCCGTTCTGCGTGGAGGCAATGGGTGCTCACTTCTGTCCAGGGAAATCCTTCCCTGTGTGCCGTCCTGGGACAGCAGGAGGCTCCACAGCTCCAAGGGGCAGAAATTCCGCATCATTTTAGGAGCAGAAGCGCAGATTTAGGGCAGTGAGACGAcgtgcacagagcagggaagcagaaACCAGCGTGCTCTTTGGGCCTTCATTGCAGGGGACATGCAGGGCCAGGTGGGAGGTTCGAAAACAGCTTCGATTGTGGCAGATCTGTCAGAGACCACCTTCGAGACGCCCTATGGGGAGGAGAGGTGGGTCTGACTGCACGCGGCCCCACGGAGCGACgctgggaggtgggggggctctgtgcccccccctGGCCCTGGGCACGTCGGTGGGCactcactgtgctgtgctgcagggttggaggagctgtgcagtCCATGGCGTGGGACCCCACCGGGGAGCGGCTGGCGGTGATCATCCGAGGTCAGAGCTGTGGCGCAGCGCTGCTCCCCGCCGGCTTCGCCCCAAATCCGTCCTTCCTGCAGGGAACTCCTCGGGGTTGGGGGCAGCACCCCCCTTCTCTCCACTCCTCCTCGCTGTGACTGCCCCTCTGCACAAAGcatcccccccccaacctcACAGtgacactgcagtgctgctcctggttCTCCCCCGAGGAGAGCACTGTTCCCTCCTCACTCCCAGACTCATGAATCACCTCTCCCAGCCCCTCCGCCAGCTCTCTGTGTTCCCACAGTGCCCACATTGCACCctgagcccccccagccccactcgAGGAGCAGCCTTGGGATAATTGAGCAATTgaggccctcctggctgcagaCAAAGCACAGCTTTGACAGCCCCGAGGTGCAGCGCTGCGGACGCTGTGTCGGACCTGAGCTCGGCTGCTTGGTTTTGTCGTGCTTCTAAAGCTGGcggggaggaaatgggggggggaaagctgcagggcagtggggctgccccgtcctctgcctgcagtgggggATCCCGTTTGGAAGGGAAAGGaacactgcaggcagaggtggcTGCGCTGCCCACATCGCTcccccagcgctgcccctcacacccagcacagcctcacaACTGCTTCCCTCCCCCTGCAGGAGACCCCAGGACTGCGGGGACACAAACTGTGGTGGCCGTGTTCCGTACCCGCAACAGCCCCGTGTTTGAGCTCCTGCCGTGGTGCGTAGCAGATGGCTTTGGGGCTTCTTGAGGTGCTGTGGGGTTGGTTGGACGCCGTCCGCCTTTGGGATGCAGTGGGAAGGAGCGAagagatgctgtgctgctgccatcccacacCGCTGCTCCACGCAGTACCGTTTTACCCCCAAAGCGGTCACGTTTTGGACACGTTGTCCATCATCCTGAAAGCCCGCTGTGGTTCTGTCTCGCGGTGCAGCAGAGATCCCCCTTCACCCCAAAGCGCTGTGCGTTATCGCTGTGCCGCCCGGCTCACTGCggctctcctttcccttccagcGGATTCCTGCGGGGGGAGCAGAGCGCGGAGCCGCAGCTCATCGCCTTCCACCCCTGCTTCCAGAAGGGAGCGCTGCTGACCGTGGTGAGTGCAGCTTCGGCTCCCGGGGGTCTTTGCTGCACCCCGGCGAAATTGTGCCCGCAGTGCCCCCGTGGTGCAGAGAGGGCAGGGAAGGCAACGGCGGCGCACTGCTCTGTGGGATGGCGGTGCCCCGTGCTGATCATGGCGCCGTTGTCCTCTCCAGTGCTGGTCCACGGGGACCATCAGCCACATCCCCTTCTTCTTCCTGAGCACCCACGTGCCCTACGGCAGCCCTGGCCGCAGCCCCGCCGTGGTGACGGCCAGCAGCAGCGTGCGGGAGCAGCCGCTCTTCTCGGAGCTCTGACAGCAGCTTATGGGGACCGGAACGTTCAGGGTCTGCCTGCAGTTCTCTCTTCCCTGGGACACCACAGGGCTGCGGTCCCTTCCTGCGCCCCCCGAGGCTCCGTGCAGCTCCACGCACTCATCCCATGGCAGGTGGGGCTCAGCACCGGGCTTGTTAGGATTAAAGGCGGCTCCTCCTACCCCACACCTCGCTCTGCTCCTCGCTCTGTCCGTGCCCAGGCAAACAAGGAAACTTTCCCTGGAAGTTTTCTTGCTGGGGGATGCGCTCTCGAAGCCACTCGGGTTTGCTTCCATGGgctctggtgctgctctgtgatGCCAGGTCGTAGTTTGGAGTGCACCTGCAGGAGAAGAGCCATTCCGTGACTAAATTAAAGCAGATTTAAGGCTCCTGCCACAACGTTTGTATGCAGCACAGGTGGGTGGGAACTCCCAGGTGAGTGTGGGGGCTTCGCTCTGTGGTTAAGTGGCTGAAGGGGCTGTGAGGGCTCCTTGGCCCTAAATGCAGCCTTTGGGCTCCACCTCGAGGGCGTAAGGAACCACCAGAAGCGCTGCAGCTCAGCGAgactcagcacagcacagaccttTCCCTCAGCCCAGTTGGcgagtgctgctgcagccccgtgCCAGCCCACGTGAGCCTGGACAGCGCTGGGGGGAGCAGATGGGCCGGAGTGGGATTTAGGGGAGGCCGAGGGAGGCAGTGCTTAAACCCCAGGATTACACGTGGTTAATCCCTGGGATTACGCTGTAATCAGTCTACAGTGGAGGTGGGGAGGGCCCCGCTCAGCCCACACTGCCAACACCCTCAGGACCCACACAGCCCTCCTGAAAGCCAAACCCCATAACGGGGCAGGGAAACTGCCCCTCCACCCCACGGaaaggatggcagcagcccaCCCTGCAACAGGGCGGTACTGGAAGAGCCACGAGGACACGGGGTAAACAACAGGGTATGAACTCACACCAGCGATGTTTAGGGATGCTTCACCCGTGGGGATCCCCAGTTTGGATCTGCTGCTGGGAACGTCTGCCCGTGGTGTCACAGGATGGTGCTGAGCGTCTCCTCCTCCTCGGGGCTCGGCCGCCGGCAGGGCAGTGCCCGCAGGTACTCGAGGTGCAGGCGGGTATCGGCGCGGCTCCTCCGCACGTAGCGTCCCACGTAGGCGAGGACGGCACCGAGCCACCCgcccacagccaccagcacgGCCACATCTGGCGCCCGCGGCTGTCCGCTCCCTGCCAGGGTCTCATTGCGGCCGCTGGCGGTGGGGGGAAGGCCCTGGGGACCCCCCCAAGGACAGCGGCAGCATccagggcagcagggcagccccagcgCCAGCAGGAACAGCCAGGCTGCCCGCATCGCCCCGCAGCTGCAGCGGGAGGCAGGGAGCGAGGGGGGGGTCCATGTCCTCCCCGGGACAGCTGGGCTGGTGACGTTCCCCTCCCAGGggcagctgggatggggggAGCGGGGGTGGCGAGGCTGCACCTGCTTCTGCACCCCAATGTATGACCTCTTGCAAACCCGTGTGCCCCCCTGTGCCCCACAGACGCCCCCAAAGCAGCTGCCACTGCCTGACCAGCAGACACATTGGGAACGCACTGGTTTTTACTGGTGTTGGCAGCCAATACATATCAGGCCAGGCTTCAGAGCACTGAATCCTAAAAGCCTCTctgtctgctctgtgctctcacACCAGTCCAACGCTGTAACTGGGACCAGCGGCacccccagctcacagcacagctgctttggCGTCCTGCTGTGACCGTGCCAAGTAGGAATGGTCTCAGCCATTCCCAGCAACAGTCCATGGGAAGTCCCGGCACAGGCATCTCATTGGGGACGGCCCCTGCGGGGGTGGGGGACTCATCCGCTTTGTGCTCCCACCCCCTGCAGCGCCAACGTCCTCCGGGCCATCTCTAGCGCCCCCTCCCGCGTACGGTTGCCTCCGATGAAGCCGCTGGAGTGCACGAAGACACAACCGGGGATGCCGGTGAGCTGAGACAGCGCCTCGTCGCGAACACCCCGCCACGGCTCGGGGAGAGGAAGGCTGCAGCGGTGGGAAAAGGGGCGGGGGGTGAGATCCTGTCCCCTCCTGGCAGGGGATGCGCTGGGGACGGGGCTCACCGGCTCTCGAAGCTGCGTGGCCCTACGGGGACGCTCTGCACCCGCCACTGCCCGCTGCGGTCGGGGAAAAGCACCAGCTGGAGCGGGTCGGGCAGCACCAgctccttctccaggctgaagaggtGCTCCTTCCAGGGGCAGCCGCCCTGCgggagctccagcagcaccccgCTTGTGTCCACCTGGAAAGGGAACACGATGTGGCTGTGTGGTGGCACATGGGGTCCCACCCTGTGCCCCAGCACTGTCCTGTGCCCCAGTTTCTCCCGCCTTCACGTGCATTTTTCCATCTGAATAGCACAGCCCCCCCCCTCCAGATGAGGCCCCGTGTTGTGGAGGTGCACCACCATCTATTCAGGGTGCATGGAGAGTGGTGAGAGAGCATGGGAAGCAACGTGACGGTGTGTGGTGTTACAGGGGTGCATAAAGAGGAGTGCACGTGGCTATGAGGGTGCAGAGAGATAAATGGGGTGCAGAGCCGTGCCCTGAGCTGTGTGGCGAGGTTAATACCAATGGGACCTggcctccccctgccccagggcTCCACCCACCCTTCAAACCCCCCAGAACAAGCATGGGGAGCACCTCAAAGCGGCGCCGGATGGCGTCCTCCACGAGCGCCCGTGCAGGCAGCCAGGCACGGTGATAGTAGTCGAGCCTGTCCATGAACTCGCTGCCCACCAGCTCCATTGCCCGCTTAAACCCCGCCTGGGGACGCAGCAGAAGGTCAGCGGTGACCCCAAAGAACGCAGCTCCGCGTCCCCCCCTTTCCCACGTGTCCCCACCTCAGTGTCCTGGTCGGGGTCGTTCCAGCGGGGGTTCAGGTGCCCCACGCGGGCGCTGAGGTTGGTGGTGAGGGCGTAGCGGGGCTCCCCGTCCGTCTGCGCGATGCCGTTGTCGATGGCGTCGATCTCCTCCACGAAGTTCTCATAGAGCTTAGGGACGGGGCGGGGTGGGGAGGAAATCACAACACCTGGAGCCCAACCCCTCTTTTATGGGGTGGGTTCCTCAAGGGAAAGCTGTGCTGGTGGGTCAGAAATCGCCGGTACCTTATCGTAGAGTGCAGTCACAGCGGGACTGTCCTCTGGCTGCCCCAGAAGCCCAGCAAGGATTTCAGAGCCAAAGTGGCAATAGACCAACCCAGCGCTGCTCAGCTTGGTGGTCCAGGGCTTGCTGGGCTGGAGGCTTTGCATGGACTGGGTGAAAGACCTGTGGGGGTCGCAGGGTCAGCCCTGGGGGGGGCTCCCTTATGTGGTCACCCCGCTGTGGGTGGAGTGCCTCACCTCTGGTGATGGTCGTAGCGGTGCCTCTCGGGGTCATATTCGCCCCCCACATCCACCACCACATCGCACTGGGCCAGGCGCTGGGGGTCCCGGGTCCGCACCACCTCCGCGTCCTGCTGAGCAATGGGGtgaggctgggggggggcagggtGGGACAGGGGAGGTCAGGGACCTCCAGGGGGAAATGGGGACATATGGGCGGCCACCACGTGGGTCTGAGTAGCCCAACAAGGAGCTGGGGAGCCCATTGTGGCACCAGTGAAGGACTGGGGACCTGAAAGCGTCCCCCAGGTAGGACCAAGGGCTCTGACAACGGCCTGGGGACCACAGGGTGGCCTCTAAGTGAGACCggggagcccagcagagggCCGGGACACAGGAGTGGTCATTGGGGGGGAGCAGAGACACCGCCGGGGAAATGAGGGCGGCCCCAGCAGAGAACGAGGACCCCAAAAGGACGCTGAGGACCCCACAGCGGCCCCAATGAAGGATGGGGGACCCGAAAGCGTCCCTCACGCGGGGACGGGGACCCCATGGGGGCTCCTCAGTGACACCGCGGAGCCCCGCAGGGCGGGGCGGCCCCGAGGACGGGCGGGGGCCGCAGGGTGGGACGGGGCCCGGGTGCGGAGGGGCCCGAGGAGGCCGCGGCCGTACCCGGTAGCGCGGCAGCAGGCGCAGCAGGTAGCACGCCAGCGCCTCGTCGCAGTGGAAGGTGCCGTCGTGGGTGCCGATGCGCAGAGGCGGCTCCGTTCGGGCCCGTTTGGGTCCGGCACCGCTCCCGGCGACGGCGGCGGCCATGAGGGGAACGGCGCGCAGAGCGGCGCGCATCACTGCGCACGCGCGGCGCCGCCTCCACACCGCCTTTTGACAGCGCGTGCGCACTGCGGCCCCGTCCCCCCCGCCCTTCCGCACTGCGCATGTGCGGCTCGGACCCGCCCCGACCCACCCGCGCATGCGCACAGCGCGGAGCTGCGGACACGTGGAGGGGCGGCGACGCGGGGACAGGCGGGAGGGGAACGCTGAGGCGGGGCTGCGGGGACGCGGAGGGGAGCTGGGAACACACGGGGTGACGCAGCGACACGTGGGGACACGTACGCGGGCACACGGGGATGCGTGAGGACGCGGGGACGGAGGGACACGCGGACACGGAACAGCCTGGACGGACATAAGGACACGtagagcagccccacagacacaAACCCGGACAGACGGACACGGAGGGACACTTCCAGCTGCCCCACGCACACCCCGACGGACGGACACAGCCGCACAGCGCAGCCGGTGCTGCTCCCAGGCCACGTTTATTCGCACGGAGATggagccccgctgccccccgcgAGGCGCCCATCCCCGGGCACTGCCCCCGGGTCGGACTGCCTGCACGGTCCCCACCCCCCGCTGTCCATGCAGTGCAGGGGGCCGTGCCCATTGCGTGTCCCCGGCCACGGTGCTGCCCGGGGTCCCTCCAAGGCGCTCAGCTCCCGCTGCTCCTCTGCGTTTCAGGGTCCCAACGCTGTCCTCACGGCGGTGCTGCTCCCATTGTCCCCTCCTGAAGGGCCACCACCCTGCAGAGGTGGCTTCAGTGGGgccagcagggatggggcaccctcCGGAGCTCCAGCATCGCGCAGGAAACCTCAGCATGCCCAATTAGCTCCGGCTGGCCTCGTTAAGGTGACAACAGCCTCACAGGATGCTGTCAGCAGTGGGGCTGATTGTGGTGGCAGTAGTGCTGGGAACGCACGGCAGCCCGGCCGGCTGTTCCTGGCTGTGGTTTCCCTCTCCAACCTCCCACCATTGTCTGCGGGGCTCGGAGGAGCAGCCTCAGCATTTTCCTGCAGAGATCCGGGGTGTGCAATTCCATCAGCATCGCCTTTCCCATTGGGGGTGAGCGCAGGGGTCCCTCAGGCTCAACAGATGCCATCGATGGTTCCCCATTGCCACGAATCTGCAAAACCTGAGCCTCTCCTTCCGAGCAGCCCCGGTTTCTGGTCAGAAAGAAGTGGTTCAAGGCAGCCCAGCCTCAAAACGTCCATAAAGGGATAAGTCAGCTCTTGCAGATGAGTGAAAAAAACACTCCCGGAAGGGGGGGAAACGCACAGAGCTGGGTCTGCAGCGAGCAAACCTCGGCTGCCGTGgctaagaaaagaaagcaggacCTGCAGTAGTGTGAAACCAAACAATGTACAGCCTCCTCCCAGGGTCGCAGCCCTCCTCTCGCTGCCTCCAGGGGGCCCAGGCTGACTTATCCCTTTACACGCGGGTGCCCAAAGCCGCGGCTGGAATCAGGAGATCTCGTTGCCGAAGACCTCGAGCACCAGAGGCgtgagctgcatgctgtgctcggGCTGGAAGGAGAGGCAGCGGTACTGCTTGGAGTGCTCCTCGTTGAGGCTGCGCAGGTCGGCCAGCTTCTGGATCATCTTGGCGTACAGCAGGCGGCTGCCGGGCGGGGGGTGCCTGCAGCGGATGTAGGTCTGGAGGATGTCCGAGAGGCGGTCCTGGATGGACTCCACCAGGGAGGTGTCCTGAACGCCGGGCCGATCTGGGGAACACCGCCAGCATCGCATCAGCCCTTGGAAAAGACCTCGGAGGACATCGAGTCCAACCCGGGGACGTCGGTGGGGCTGTTGTGCTGCCACAGCCCGGCGGGGTGGGGAGCGTGGGGACGAGCGCCCTCCTACCTGGGGACAGGATGCAGATGGCCATGAGCAGCACGTGCTCTTCTTCGTGAAGGTTCAGCTTCTTTAAGCCCACCTGGAACTTCACGAGCGGCTCCAGGAGGTCCATGCTGTGTCCGGCTGGGGACAGAGAGGAGCTGTCGGCACCGTGGGGAGGGCTCAGATCTGCAGCTGGGAGATGAGCTCAGCACCTCCTCCTCCAGTGCAGCAGAGCGCGGGATTATGGAATCACAGGGGGTGATTTCTGATAGAGCTTTAAAAGCATGATTTCTCTCAATCTTCCCTCCCCAGCAGCGCCTTTGAGGCAGGAGATTACGGAGCAGATGACTTTAGAGGGAGAATTAACCTACAGGCAGTTTGCCTCCTTATCGCTCCCACACTGCACCACGCTGTGCAGAAACACCAACCGCATTCTGTgtgcccacagcagctgcaagcaGACCCCATCCCTGCCCTCAGGGCCCCCCCGGTCCCGACGTGCTGTTTGCCCTGCCTGGTTTCTTGGGCTCTGGTTGGGGGATCTCCACCCTTGCACCAAGGATCTCAGCATCCCAGCGTCCCTCCGAGGCTCTTCCCAGTGCTGGGAGAGGCCAAAGATCCACCTGGATatctgcagctgactcagtaTGGTTTTCTCACACCCGAATTTCAGGCTGTGGTGCCGTCCTTTGGCCCTCACCAGCAGAAGGACGCCCGGCAGCACCTTTACCTTGGGTGACATCGCTGACTTTGTACTTGAAGTCATTGCTTCCGCAGGTCCAGGACATGTCCTCCATGGTGAAGGACTGGTTGGAGCGCAGCATGATCACCTCGATGGCGCTGGATTTCAGCAGGGCAATCTGATCCTCTGCCGTCAGATCCCTGCAGGTGGGAATCGGGCGACGTCCACAACCAGAGGCCTCATCCAGCATCTCCCTCCCCCTGAACTTCTGGGTAATTAACAGTGGGTATTTCTGCAGCTCCACGTGTCGAATGGCAGCACACAGTGCCCCGGGCTCCAAGCTGAGTCTTACTGGGCAGGTGTTAAATGGGATCTCAGGACGCACCAGCAGGATGGGCACCACTCACATGGCTGTGAGCATCTTTCTCAGGAGCTCAGACATTTTGTTTGCGTGGCCAGGGTGAATCCAGCTAAAGGTTAAGGAGGAATAACCCCAGGAAGGGATAGGGAGGGAGAACAAGAAGGTGGGAAGAGACCCAGGGGGGGGACGGAGCCCTGAGAGTGGAATGGAGGAAAATGACTGTGAAGGCTGGGACTGAATTCCTGAGAGCAGAAAACCATCGTGGGCACCCAGTGGGGTGACAGCACCTCACCTGAATCCGGGTATCATCTTGGCGAAGCCGATCACTTTCTGTATGCTGTAGCTG
Above is a window of Gallus gallus isolate bGalGal1 chromosome 34, bGalGal1.mat.broiler.GRCg7b, whole genome shotgun sequence DNA encoding:
- the VDR gene encoding vitamin D3 receptor isoform X3; amino-acid sequence: MGVGRSMKRKAMFTCPFNGDCKITKDNRRHCQACRLKRCVDIGMMKEFILTDEEVQRKREMILKRKEEEALKESLKPKLSEEQQKVIDTLLEAHHKTFDTTYSDFNKFRPPVRSKFSSRMATHSSSVVSQDFSSEDSNDVFGSDAFAAFPEPMEPQMFSNLDLSEESDESPSMNIELPHLPMLPHLADLVSYSIQKVIGFAKMIPGFRDLTAEDQIALLKSSAIEVIMLRSNQSFTMEDMSWTCGSNDFKYKVSDVTQAGHSMDLLEPLVKFQVGLKKLNLHEEEHVLLMAICILSPDRPGVQDTSLVESIQDRLSDILQTYIRCRHPPPGSRLLYAKMIQKLADLRSLNEEHSKQYRCLSFQPEHSMQLTPLVLEVFGNEIS
- the C12orf10 gene encoding MYG1 exonuclease gives rise to the protein MRAALRAVPLMAAAVAGSGAGPKRARTEPPLRIGTHDGTFHCDEALACYLLRLLPRYRPHPIAQQDAEVVRTRDPQRLAQCDVVVDVGGEYDPERHRYDHHQRSFTQSMQSLQPSKPWTTKLSSAGLVYCHFGSEILAGLLGQPEDSPAVTALYDKLYENFVEEIDAIDNGIAQTDGEPRYALTTNLSARVGHLNPRWNDPDQDTEAGFKRAMELVGSEFMDRLDYYHRAWLPARALVEDAIRRRFEVDTSGVLLELPQGGCPWKEHLFSLEKELVLPDPLQLVLFPDRSGQWRVQSVPVGPRSFESRLPLPEPWRGVRDEALSQLTGIPGCVFVHSSGFIGGNRTREGALEMARRTLALQGVGAQSG